From Cellulophaga lytica DSM 7489, a single genomic window includes:
- a CDS encoding BatA domain-containing protein yields MQFKYPELLWALFLLLVPLFIHLFQLRRFKKTPFTNVAMLQKVKTQSKKAKNLKKWLLLITRLLLFTALIIAFAQPYFAKKDVFKKRETVIYIDNSFSMQAPNNGTSILQSAVQELVKNTPKEKVFSLFTNTSTYKNVVLKEIQNNLLSLEHSSNQLHLNDVLLKANTLFSSNNNSIKDLIIVSDFQQKTNAVSLDSTKNINVYTVKQKTNNFNNISIDSIYISNTDASNIELSANLTANNNVKNTAVALYNNDTLIAKTSALFNSSKKAEVNFTLPKDVKINGKIELTDTGLLYDNSFFFNINKREKIKVLTISNTDNNFLNKIFTEDEFTTTTTTINQLNYSKIPSQNLIVLNEVDLIPESLKNAIVSFTKNGGSLLIIPSLQTDANSYNNLLSNYFKTNIKGTTKIERKITGINFSHTLYKNVFQKRVTNFQYPTVNSSLIVTSSAPSILSYQDGSPFLLGANGVYFFTSSLTTKNSNFKGSPLIVPTLYNIGYSSFNIPKLYATLNKTTNVDVETKLDKDVVLKITKGKTEIIPQQQAFTNKATLTFSNTPKKAGIYKIKKADTELGSISFNYNRDESKLQYIDTNTIINSKNNDSIGQLLIKLENNQKVHELWKWFVIFALFFLVLEVLIQKYFK; encoded by the coding sequence ATGCAGTTTAAATATCCGGAACTTCTTTGGGCTTTATTTTTACTATTGGTTCCTCTATTTATTCATCTTTTTCAACTCCGTAGATTTAAAAAAACTCCTTTTACCAACGTTGCAATGTTGCAAAAGGTAAAAACGCAATCCAAAAAAGCTAAAAACTTAAAAAAGTGGCTTCTTTTAATAACTAGACTTTTACTATTTACAGCTTTAATTATAGCCTTTGCTCAGCCTTATTTTGCAAAAAAAGATGTTTTTAAAAAGAGAGAAACTGTCATTTACATAGATAATTCTTTTAGTATGCAAGCTCCTAATAACGGCACAAGTATTTTACAAAGTGCAGTACAAGAGCTGGTAAAAAATACACCAAAAGAAAAAGTTTTTAGTCTTTTTACAAATACAAGCACCTACAAAAATGTAGTTTTAAAAGAAATACAAAATAATTTACTTTCATTAGAGCACAGTAGTAATCAGCTGCATTTAAATGATGTTTTATTAAAGGCAAACACACTATTTAGTTCTAATAACAATAGTATTAAAGATTTAATTATTGTGTCTGATTTTCAACAGAAAACTAATGCTGTAAGTTTAGATAGTACAAAAAATATAAATGTTTACACTGTTAAACAAAAAACCAATAATTTTAATAATATTAGTATTGATAGCATCTATATTTCTAACACAGATGCCAGCAATATAGAGCTAAGTGCTAACCTAACAGCTAATAACAATGTAAAAAACACAGCGGTTGCGCTTTATAATAACGATACATTAATAGCAAAAACATCAGCATTATTTAATTCTTCTAAAAAAGCTGAAGTAAATTTTACATTACCAAAAGACGTTAAAATTAATGGTAAAATAGAGCTTACAGATACAGGTTTACTTTATGATAATAGTTTCTTTTTTAATATAAATAAAAGAGAAAAAATAAAAGTGTTAACTATTTCTAATACAGACAACAACTTTTTAAATAAAATATTTACAGAAGATGAATTTACAACTACTACAACAACAATAAACCAATTAAATTACAGTAAAATTCCTAGCCAAAATTTAATTGTTTTAAACGAAGTAGACTTAATTCCTGAATCTTTAAAAAATGCTATAGTTTCATTTACTAAAAATGGAGGAAGTTTATTAATAATTCCTTCTTTACAAACAGATGCTAATAGCTATAATAATTTACTATCAAACTATTTTAAAACAAACATTAAAGGAACAACTAAAATAGAACGTAAAATTACTGGTATTAATTTTTCTCATACATTATACAAAAATGTATTTCAAAAAAGGGTAACAAACTTTCAGTACCCTACGGTTAATAGCTCTTTAATTGTAACCAGTTCTGCTCCTTCAATTTTAAGCTACCAAGATGGCTCTCCTTTTTTATTAGGAGCAAACGGGGTTTATTTCTTTACCAGTAGTTTAACTACAAAAAACTCTAACTTTAAAGGCTCTCCCCTAATTGTACCTACTTTATATAATATAGGATACAGCAGTTTTAATATACCTAAACTATATGCTACTTTAAATAAAACAACTAATGTAGATGTAGAAACAAAACTAGATAAAGATGTTGTTCTAAAAATTACAAAAGGTAAAACTGAAATTATTCCGCAACAACAAGCATTTACTAATAAGGCAACCTTAACATTTAGTAACACGCCTAAAAAAGCTGGTATTTACAAAATTAAAAAAGCAGACACAGAGCTAGGTTCTATTAGTTTTAATTATAATAGAGATGAAAGTAAATTACAGTATATAG